In the Euphorbia lathyris chromosome 5, ddEupLath1.1, whole genome shotgun sequence genome, one interval contains:
- the LOC136229316 gene encoding actin-related protein 3: MDPTSRPAVVIDNGTGYTKMGFAGNVEPCFILPTVVAVNESFLNQTRTSSKANFLAQHSAGVMADLDFYIGEEAVSKSRSSTTYNLSYPIKQGQVDNWDAMERYWQQCIFNYLRCDPEDHYFLLTESPLTAPESREYTGEIMFETFNVPGLYIAVNSVLALAAGYTTSKCEMTGVVVDVGDGATHIVPVADGYVIGSSIKSLPMAGKDVTLFIQELMRERGENVPPEDSFDVARKVKEMYCYTCSDIVKEFNKHDKEPAKYIKHWRGIKPKTGAPYSCDIGYERFLGPEVFFSPEIYSSDSVTPLPVVIDRCIQSAPIDTRRALYKNIVLSGGSTMFKDFGRRLQRDLKKIVDARVQASEAKMDVEVKAHPVEVNVVSHPIQRFAVWFGGSVLASTPEFFAACHTKEEYEEYGASICRTNPVFKGMY; encoded by the exons ATGGACCCTACCTCTCGCCCTGCTGTCGTCATCGACAACGGCACCGG gTATACTAAAATGGGTTTCGCTGGAAATGTAGAACCGTGTTTtattttaccgactgtagtagctGTAAACGAGTCCTTTCTAAACCAAACCAGAACTTCTTCGAAGGCGAATTTCCTAGCCCAGCATAGCGCTGGGGTTATGGCCGATTTGGACTTCTATATTGGAGAAGAGGCGGTTTCCAAATCGAGATCCAGTACTACTTATAATCTTAGCTATCCAATCAAACAAGGTCAGGTCGATAATTGGGATGCCATGGAAAGGTATTGGCAGCAGTGTATTTTCAATTATTTGCGCTGCGATCCAGAGGATCATTACTTTCTTTTGACCGAGAGCCCGCTTACTGCACCGGAGAGTCGAGAATATACCGGCGAGATTATGTTCGAGACTTTTAATGTGCCTGGGCTTTATATTGCGGTCAATTCGGTGCTTGCTCTAGCAGCTGGGTATACCACATCAAAG TGTGAGATGACAGGGGTTGTGGTGGATGTTGGAGATGGGGCTACTCATATTGTACCGGTTGCTGATGGTTATGTTATCGGGAGCAGCATTAAGTCACTTCCTATGGCTGGCAAAGATGTTACTCTCTTTATCCAGGAGCTCATGCGG GAAAGAGGAGAAAATGTACCACCAGAAGATTCATTTGACGTGGCTCGAAAGGTGAAGGAAATGTATTGTTATACTTGTTCTGACATTGTTAAG GAGTTCAACAAGCATGACAAAGAACCAGCCAAGTATATTAAGCATTGGAGAGGAATTAAACCAAAAACAGGGGCACCATATTCTTGTGACATTGGCTATGAACGGTTTCTTGGACCTGAG GTTTTCTTTAGTCCTGAGATATATAGCAGTGACTCTGTCACTCCTTTACCAGTTGTAATAGACAGGTGCATTCAGTCTGCACCGATTGATACAAGGAGGGCTTTGTATaag AATATAGTGTTGTCCGGGGGATCAACCATGTTCAAGGATTTTGGCAGAAGGTTGCAACGAGATCTTAAGAAGATTGTGGATGCACGGGTTCAGGCATCTGAAGCTAAAATGGATGTAGAAGTAAAA GCACATCCAGTGGAGGTAAATGTAGTCAGTCATCCCATCCAGAGATTTGCTGTTTGGTTTGGAGGTTCAGTACTTGCTTCAACACCTGAATTTTTCGCA GCTTGTCATACAAAAGAAGAATATGAGGAATATGGAGCAAGCATATGTCGGACGAATCCTGTTTTCAAAGGGATGTATTAA
- the LOC136230688 gene encoding oxysterol-binding protein-related protein 1D — protein MNPLCCIAPVSIDRDRANPVVAKSVSQSQLGLETALKTVNHSSKTSFSAQVSSVGTDLDRLSGVGNQDIEELVTEARDTKAYSVNGGTSGAVAGILYKWVNYGKGWRPRWFMLEDGVLSYYKIHGPHKIVMSPAAREKDVKVIGEESLRYMRKANWSSNRLGLAAAAAAMQCKPFGEIHLKVSSVRASKSDDKRLTIFTGTKTLHLRCISREDRAVWLDSLQAAKDLFPRVLTNIGYSPYEDVIVSTEKLRLRLLQEGIGDVIIQDCESIMLSEVSELQNQLKVLQRKHIMLLDTLRQLETEKIELETTVVDETKERDSYCGQANRRFSDFYSVMSEGSPSDSEADNESQDGADVETDEEDGIFFDTNDFISSEALRSASYRSRDINGNACIYDKDTIFSDNLGGAFEKEIGKIKYPYVKRRDNLPEPKEREKPVGLWSIIKENIGKDLSGVCLPVYFNEPLSSLQKCFEDLEYSHLIDQALEWGKQGNDLMRILHIAAFAVSGYASTEGRQCKPFNPLLGETYEADYPDKGLRFFSEKVSHHPMIVACHCEGRGWKFWADSNIKGKFWGRSIQLDPVGVLTLQFEDGEVFQWSKVTTSIYNIILGKLYCDHYGTMRIKSGSKYSCKLKFKEQSIIDRNPHQVHGFVQDNRTGEKVAMLVGKWDEAMYYVLGDPTTKPKGYDPMTEAVLLWERDKSLTKTRYNFTPFAITLNEVTPELLEKLPPTDSRLRPDQRHLENGEYELANAEKLRLEQLQRQARKLQERGWHPRWFRKDEEGCYRYNGGYWEERERKNWVGITDIFGQKSDSSSCLVEE, from the exons ATGAATCCTCTCTGCTGCATTGCTCCTGTTTCCATCGATCGGGATCGGGCTAACCCGGTGGTAGCGAAATCAGTTAGCCAGTCTCAGTTAGGCCTTGAAACTGCTTTAAAGACTGTTAATCATAGTTCGAAAACGAGTTTCTCAGCTCAGGTATCATCTGTAGGTACTGATTTGGATAGGCTGTCCGGTGTTGGAAATCAAGATATTGAAGAATTGGTTACTGAAGCTAGGGATACGAAAGCCTATAGTGTGAATGGAGGAACGAGTGGCGCTGTGGCGGGGATTCTTTATAAATGGGTGAATTACGGGAAAGGATGGAGACCGAGGTGGTTCATGCTTGAAGATGGCGTTCTATCGTATTATAAAATTCATGGACCTCACAAGATTGTGATGAGTCCAGCTGCGAGGGAGAAGGATGTCAAGGTGATTGGAGAGGAATCTTTGAGGTATATGAGGAAGGCTAATTGGAGTAGTAATCGACTAGGCTTGGCTGCTGCTGCGGCAGCTATGCAGTGCAAGCCATTCGGCGAAATTCATTTGAAG GTTTCTTCAGTTCGTGCAAGTAAATCTGATGATAAGAGGCTTACCATATTCACAGGAACAAAAACTCTTCACCTGAGATGCATATCAAGAGAGGATAGAGCTGTGTGGCTTGACTCGCTGCAGGCTGCTAAAGATCTTTTCCCTAGGGTGTTGACAAACATTGGTTATTCTCCTTATGAAGATGTTATTGTTTCCACTGAGAAGTTAAGATTACGGTTACTGCAGGAAGGCATTGGTGATGTAATCATCCAGGATTGTGAATCTATTATGCTCTCGGAAGTCTCCGAGTTACAAAATCAGTTAAAGGTGCTTCAACGTAAACACATAATGTTGTTAGACACCTTGAGACAATTGGAG ACAGAGAAAATAGAACTTGAAACTACTGTAGTGGATGAAACTAAGGAACGTGATTCATATTGTGGACAAGCCAATAGAAGATTCAGTG ATTTCTATTCGGTCATGTCAGAGGGAAGTCCTAGTGACTCTGAAGCTGATAATGAAAGTCAAGATGGGGCGGATGTTGAAACAGATGAAGAAGATGGAATATTCTTTGACACAAATGACTTTATTTCTTCAGAGGCTTTACGAAGTGCTTCCTACAGGAGTAGGGATATTAATGGAAATGCTTGTATATATGATAAAGATACAATTTTTTCTGATAATTTAGGAGGGGCATTTGAAAAGGAAATTGGGAAAATTAAATATCCATATGTTAAAAGAAGAGATAATCTGCCAGAACCAAAGGAAAGAGAGAAACCTGTTGGACTGTGGTCAATCATCAAGGAAAATATTGGGAAGGACTTGTCAGGAGTATGTCTTCCTGTCTACTTTAATGAACCACTTTCATCACTGCAGAAATGTTTTGAGGATTTGGAATATTCCCACTTGATTGATCAAGCCCTGGAGTGGGGAAAGCAG GGGAATGACTTGATGAGGATATTGCATATTGCAGCTTTTGCTGTATCTGGCTATGCCTCAACTGAAGGTCGGCAGTGTAAACCCTTCAACCCTCTTCTTGGGGAGACTTATGAAGCAGACTATCCGGATAAAGGACTGCGATTTTTCTCGGAAAAG GTAAGTCACCATCCGATGATTGTTGCATGTCATTGTGAGGGAAGAGGCTGGAAATTTTGGGCAGACTCCAATATTAAAGGAAAGTTTTGGGGCCGATCTATTCAGCTGGATCCAGTTGGTGTACTCACTCTTCAATTTGAGGATGGTGAGGTCTTCCAGTGGAGCAAGGTTACCACTTCTATATACAATATTATACTTGGAAAACTTTATTGTGACCATTATGGAACCATGCGCATCAAAAGTGGTAGCAAGTACTCCTGCAAGCTTAAGTTCAAGGAGCAGTCCATCATAGACCGGAATCCTCATCAG GTTCATGGATTTGTACAAGACAATAGAACCGGAGAGAAGGTAGCAATGCTGGTCGGCAAGTGGGATGAAGCAATGTACTACGTTTTAGGTGATCCAACTACGAAGCCAAAAGGGTATGACCCAATGACAGAAGCTGTCTTGCTCTGGGAAAGAGACAAATCTCTTACTAAGACAAGATACAATTTCACCCCCTTTGCAATAACATTGAATGAAGTAACTCCTGAGTTGTTGGAAAAGTTACCTCCTACTGACTCAAGGCTGAGGCCAGATCAGAGACACCTGGAGAATGGGGAATATGAGTTGGCAAATGCAGAGAAGTTGAGACTCGAACAGTTGCAAAGACAG GCAAGAAAATTGCAGGAAAGAGGGTGGCACCCAAGATGGTTTCGGAAGGATGAAGAAGGCTGTTATCGTTATAACGGCGGTTACTGGGAAGAAAGGGAGAGGAAGAACTGGGTTGGGATCACTGATATATTTGGCCAAAAAAGTGATTCATCTTCATGCTTAGTTGAAGAATGA
- the LOC136230689 gene encoding uncharacterized protein: MSSGRLHVAGRSPEALFASGRSSEKLSLPALQSKMKIDPEGYGTELGLLYSQFKSTLELFQQQAALNFTSVSSSGVCADPTIAKDLSDRVMFLAHVTPSYSKELEDFPSQLAKFLESSARSLPSGLRCHATQALILLINRQMVDISDTLALFMELQSLGDRNLKKLAFSHVIHSIKRMNKKHKNDAKNRVLQNILFEMLQQEDEGRAKRSLVTLCELHRRKVWFDDRTANAICTACFHSSSRIMIAALSFLLDYEKIEDADSDDSDASSSEDESTPRTQAAISKEAIYKANHKGTVSSKKKKQAKLQRAMRSMKRKQRLSSEKTSSNYYSPLNHLKDAQGFAEKLFSRLQTCNERFEIKMMMLKLIARTVGLHRLILLNFYPFLQKYVQPHQRDITNLLAAGVQACHDMVPPDAVEPLFKQIVNQFVHDRSRPEAIAVGLNVIREICLRIPLLMTEDLLQDLVMYKKTHEKAISAAARSLMVLFREICPSLLVKKDRGRPTDPKAKPKAYGEVNVASNIPGLELLEEEQEQDDNNDDDENEVPVDETESENDDLPDDSVEEDDDNAIDENDSDGSYETINENDSDVSDDTEVEEDDDDDEEQEQVKGSIADYNKSKGQKRKLSDFDGQVIAADTSLRALKRLAEEKLNDTSSDLTDGILSNEDFRKIKELTAKKDAGAVLARHGIKVPTSDHLRVKRVDPLSLEAHVRRKLSKEERLAHVIEGREGRAKFQSSIAIKKKKTGGKSNQQKQHDKVMPSAARKARASRNREQKKKKHAQARSGKQFRGSKAWK, translated from the exons ATGTCTTCCGGTCGCCTCCACGTAGCCGGCCGATCACCGGAGGCGCTTTTCGCTTCAGGCCGAAGCTCAGAGAAACTGAGCCTCCCTGCATTGCAGTCCAAAATGAAAATTGACCCGGAAGGTTATGGGACCGAACTCGGACTTCTCTACAGCCAATTCAAGTCAACTCTCGAGCTCTTTCAACAGCAAGCTGCTCTCAATTTCACATCCGTTTCATCGTCCGGCGTATGCGCCGATCCCACCATTGCTAAAGATCTCAGTGACCGAGTCATGTTTTTAGCTCACGTGACGCCGTCTTATTCAAAGGAACTCGAAGATTTCCCCAGTCAACTGGCCAAATTTCTCGAATCTTCTGCTCGGTCGCTTCCCTCTGGGCTGAGATGTCATGCCACTCAAGCCCTTATTCTTCTAATTAATCgacag ATGGTTGATATCAGTGATACTCTTGCATTGTTCATGGAGCTTCAATCTCTGGGAGATAGGAATTTGAAGAAATTGGCATTCTCCCATGTTATTCATAGCATTAAGCGCATGAATAAGAAACACAAAAATGATGCAAAGAATCGAGTCCTACAAAATATCTTGTTTGAGATGCTTCAG CAAGAGGATGAAGGAAGAGCCAAGAGATCTCTCGTCACTCTATGTGAGCTTCACCGGAGAAAGGTGTGGTTTGATGATAGAACTGCAAATGCAATTTGTACGGCCTGTTTCCACTCTTCATCCAG GATAATGATTGCTGCTTTATCGTTTCTTCTTGATTATGAGAAGATCGAGGATGCTGATAGCGATGATAGTGATGCTTCAAGTAGTGAAGATGAGTCAACTCCTCGAACTCAAGCTGCCATTAGTAAAGAGGCTATTTATAAG GCTAATCATAAAGGTACCGTATCAAGTAAGAAAAAAAAGCAAGCAAAGCTGCAGCGAGCCATGCGCAGCATGAAAAGGAAGCAACGGCTCTCTTCAGAAAAAACAAGTTCTAATTATTATTCACCACTTAATCATCTTAAAGATGCCCAG GGATTTGCTGAGAAACTATTCTCTCGCCTTCAGACTTGCAATGAACGTTTTGAG attaagaTGATGATGTTGAAATTAATTGCACGAACTGTTGGGCTTCATCGATTGATTTTGTTGAACTTTTATCCTTTTCTTCAGAAGTATGTTCAG CCACATCAGCGTGATATCACAAATTTACTGGCAGCCGGTGTTCAAGCATGCCATGACATG GTCCCCCCGGATGCAGTTGAACCATTATTCAAACAAATTGTAAATCAATTTGTACATGATCGTTCACGTCCGGAG GCCATTGCTGTTGGACTTAACGTGATAAGGGAAATATGCTTGCGTATACCTTTG CTGATGACTGAGGATTTGCTGCAAGATCTCGTAATGTACAAAAAAACACATGAAAAGGCAATTTCAGCAGCAGCTAGGTCACTAATGGTTTTATTTAGAGAG ATTTGTCCCTCGTTATTGGTCAAGAAGGATCGTGGTCGTCCTACTGACCCAAAGGCAAAGCCAAAAGCTTATGGAGAAGTCAATGTTGCTAGTAATATACCTGGTTTAGAGTTGTTAGAGGAGGAGCAGGAGCAGGATGACAACAACGATGATGATGAAAATGAGGTGCCGGTTGATGAAACTGAGAGCGAAAATGATGATTTACCAGATGACTCAGTTGAGGAAGATGATGATAATGCAATAGATGAAAATGATAGTGATGGTAGTTATGAGACTATCAATGAAAATGACAGTGATGTCAGTGATGATACTGAGGTGGAagaggatgatgatgatgatgaagagcaaGAACAGGTCAAGGGTTCTATAGCTGATTACAATAAATCTAAAGGACAAAAGAGGAAGCTTTCCGACTTTGATGGACAAGTTATTGCAGCTGATACAAGTCTTCGTGCTCTAAAGAGATTAGCAGAAGAAAAGTTGAATGATACTTCATCAGACTTAACAGATGGTATTCTTTCTAATGAAGACTTTCGAAAGATCAAGGAACTCACG GCAAAGAAGGATGCTGGAGCTGTTTTAGCTCGCCATGGGATTAAAGTTCCAACTTCTGATCATCTGAGAGTTAAGCGGGTGGATCCTTTGTCGCTTGAA GCTCATGTGCGGAGGAAGCTAAGCAAGGAAGAAAGATTGGCACATGTGATAGAAGGGAGGGAGGGAAGAGCGAAATTCCAGTCTTCAATTgccataaaaaagaaaaag ACTGGTGGTAAAAGTAATCAGCAGAAACAACACGATAAGGTGATGCCGAGTGCAGCCAGAAAAGCTAGGGCATCAAGGAATCGGgagcagaaaaagaaaaaacacgCTCAAGCTCGTTCCGGCAAACAATTTAGAGGAAGCAAAGCATGGAAATGA